In Gemmatimonadota bacterium, one genomic interval encodes:
- a CDS encoding Gfo/Idh/MocA family oxidoreductase, whose amino-acid sequence MSTVYRVGIIGCGSISHLHMKGYLGEERFEVVALSDPVADARQDFGDRYDIGKRYADAREMLDEEGLDVVSICTWHKLHAPLTIAACARRPKAILCEKPMAVNMGECDEMMIAARRNDVKLAIAHQRRFNPVWTDARNLVAEGAIGDVRHVHCSGSQGLLNDCSHMFDFMRYVMSDPAPEWVLGNIERKTDRYERDIRIEDRSAGIVGFDNGAVGQLLQELHPERRQGGYLYGTDGMMDVNEQRVLLINSKTGGWEERPSTGEDPSVDQAVELADWIEGKSEHRGEASNGRAAVEIIMGIYESARLHEVVQMPVRTHSSPIEEMIEAGDLPVERPGRYDIRAFLLRGESMQGETPDEMQGEPDEAG is encoded by the coding sequence ATGTCCACGGTCTATCGTGTCGGCATAATCGGGTGCGGTAGCATCTCGCACCTCCACATGAAGGGATACCTGGGAGAAGAGCGGTTCGAGGTCGTGGCGCTTTCGGACCCGGTGGCCGATGCCAGGCAGGATTTCGGCGACCGGTACGATATCGGAAAACGCTATGCCGACGCCCGGGAAATGCTGGACGAGGAAGGGCTGGATGTCGTCAGCATCTGTACCTGGCACAAGCTCCACGCCCCCCTGACCATTGCCGCCTGCGCGCGCCGTCCCAAGGCCATTCTCTGCGAAAAGCCCATGGCCGTCAACATGGGCGAATGCGACGAGATGATGATCGCGGCCCGCCGGAACGACGTCAAGCTGGCCATCGCCCACCAGCGCCGGTTCAACCCGGTGTGGACCGATGCCCGGAACCTGGTGGCCGAAGGGGCCATCGGCGACGTACGGCACGTCCACTGCAGCGGCAGCCAGGGCCTGCTCAACGACTGCTCCCACATGTTCGATTTCATGCGCTACGTCATGAGCGATCCCGCGCCCGAATGGGTGCTCGGGAACATCGAACGCAAGACCGACCGGTACGAGCGCGACATCCGGATCGAGGACCGCAGCGCGGGCATCGTGGGCTTCGACAACGGGGCCGTGGGGCAGCTTCTTCAGGAGCTTCATCCGGAGCGGCGGCAGGGCGGCTACCTCTACGGCACAGACGGCATGATGGACGTGAACGAACAGCGCGTCCTGCTCATTAATTCGAAGACCGGCGGCTGGGAGGAGCGCCCCTCGACCGGTGAGGACCCGAGCGTGGACCAGGCCGTGGAACTGGCGGACTGGATCGAGGGCAAGTCCGAACACCGGGGCGAAGCGTCCAACGGCCGGGCTGCCGTGGAGATCATCATGGGTATATACGAATCCGCCCGACTCCACGAGGTCGTCCAGATGCCCGTGCGCACCCACAGTTCGCCCATCGAGGAGATGATCGAGGCGGGCGACCTGCCCGTGGAGCGTCCCGGTCGTTACGACATCCGAGCCTTCCTGTTGCGCGGGGAGTCCATGCAGGGCGAGACGCCGGACGAGATGCAGGGCGAGCCAGATGAAGCAGGATGA
- a CDS encoding DUF2339 domain-containing protein yields MLRPRTREEWETLIGGKLLNRVGALALVLGVGFFLKYAFDNDWLNETARVVLGGAAGLLLVAGGHRFHRRGMSVFAQGLTGAGVGILYLSIYAAYDFYRLVPQPVAFLLMALVTVAALLLSLRYDARAIALLGWAGGFLTPFLLVTAQLNTLGLFVYITLLDAGLIAVLLSRRHWRVLEPLGIAATYATYLTWSFRADLPEGFGTALAFLTLWWALFAWFSLYRSAAGDTGRRRWRWIAVTVNALGFYVMLMRLSRHTDGIWDFIGFQSLTPQNYLVYSEGIATVVLSLAYFALTAWITRNTVDRSAAAVHATAAILLAVRAPLSFFSPYVIVVIWAFEALILFGFGAYREVRAVRHAGTALLALSFIGIFLFGGTYVSSLVSAYVPVFSTRTAAYWVVGGALLACAGLLQGRTESTSERRHYTVFHLAWTFLFLVWGTVEVLSYFQYLVVTTERGLTEQLQNLRQLAVSGAWLIGAALVMTLGRWQDIPALRAAAIVYLGCTVVKVFVFDLMFLDTLYRIAAFLGLSAILIAVSYLYYRNRPAS; encoded by the coding sequence ATGCTCCGTCCCCGCACCCGCGAGGAGTGGGAGACCCTGATCGGCGGCAAGCTGTTGAATCGCGTGGGCGCCCTCGCCCTCGTCCTCGGCGTGGGTTTTTTCCTGAAATACGCCTTCGACAACGACTGGTTGAACGAGACGGCGCGCGTGGTCCTGGGCGGTGCGGCCGGCCTGCTGTTGGTTGCCGGTGGCCATCGGTTCCACCGGCGCGGCATGTCCGTATTCGCGCAGGGCCTGACCGGGGCGGGCGTGGGCATCCTCTACCTATCGATTTACGCCGCCTACGATTTCTACCGCCTCGTTCCGCAACCCGTCGCCTTTCTGCTGATGGCACTGGTGACGGTCGCGGCCCTGCTGCTTTCCCTGCGCTATGACGCCCGGGCCATCGCCCTACTCGGCTGGGCCGGTGGATTCCTGACGCCGTTCCTGCTCGTCACCGCCCAGTTGAACACCCTCGGACTCTTCGTCTATATCACCCTGCTCGACGCGGGCCTGATCGCGGTGCTGCTCAGCCGGCGCCACTGGAGAGTGCTCGAGCCGCTGGGCATCGCGGCAACCTACGCCACGTACCTGACCTGGTCGTTCCGGGCCGATCTGCCCGAAGGATTCGGAACGGCTTTGGCCTTCCTGACACTGTGGTGGGCGCTGTTCGCCTGGTTCAGTCTCTACCGGTCCGCGGCCGGCGATACGGGAAGGCGACGGTGGCGATGGATCGCGGTAACCGTCAACGCACTGGGTTTCTACGTAATGCTTATGCGCCTTTCGCGGCACACGGACGGCATATGGGATTTCATCGGGTTCCAGTCTCTTACTCCACAAAACTATCTGGTCTATTCAGAAGGGATCGCCACAGTCGTCCTTTCACTTGCGTACTTCGCGCTGACCGCGTGGATCACGCGCAATACAGTCGACCGGTCCGCGGCCGCCGTGCATGCGACCGCGGCCATTTTACTGGCGGTACGCGCCCCGCTGAGCTTTTTCAGCCCTTACGTCATCGTCGTCATCTGGGCCTTTGAGGCCCTGATCCTGTTCGGGTTCGGTGCATATCGCGAAGTGCGCGCCGTCCGACACGCCGGTACGGCCCTGTTGGCGCTTTCGTTCATCGGGATCTTTCTCTTTGGCGGGACCTACGTATCCAGCCTGGTTTCCGCATACGTGCCCGTGTTTTCGACACGCACCGCCGCATATTGGGTCGTGGGCGGAGCGCTGCTTGCCTGTGCCGGCTTGCTGCAGGGCCGCACCGAATCGACGAGCGAACGAAGGCATTACACGGTTTTCCACCTGGCATGGACCTTCCTCTTCCTGGTATGGGGCACGGTGGAAGTGCTCAGCTATTTTCAATACCTGGTTGTCACGACGGAACGCGGCTTGACGGAGCAGCTGCAGAACCTGCGCCAACTCGCGGTCTCAGGCGCCTGGCTGATCGGTGCGGCGCTGGTCATGACGCTGGGACGGTGGCAGGACATCCCCGCCCTGCGCGCGGCGGCCATCGTCTACCTCGGCTGCACCGTGGTGAAAGTCTTCGTCTTCGACCTCATGTTCCTGGACACCCTCTACCGGATCGCCGCCTTCCTCGGCCTGAGCGCCATACTCATCGCCGTCTCCTACCTCTACTACCGGAACCGCCCGGCTTCCTGA
- a CDS encoding bifunctional homocysteine S-methyltransferase/methylenetetrahydrofolate reductase, which yields MNSSLLDHLQSSMLVADGASGTMLYARGVPMEVCFDEINLSRPDLIRKIHEEYVDAGAGLIETNTFGANALSLSKYNLEDQAETLNARGVEIAREAAGSRAYVAGAVGPARGMPHWDYTEADHRRVHAEQIAALAGGGADAIILETFLRLDELKAALEVCQEICGLPTICQLAVDQHGQSDDGFEVVEAFDQLRAAGADVVGVNCRSGPKGLLDALAPVPLSEGLVLSAFPNAGSPVYVDGRFIYEATPEYFATSALRLRDQGVRLIGGCCGTLPEHVQAMARALEGREIVTHKKVLPVDVRVPAPPARSARPVPPPPAVEPSIVDLVKERVAVIVELDPPRDLDHGPTVRGAQALKKAGADALTMADNSLAVTRISNMAVGQIVKEEAGIRPLLHITCRDRNLASLQSQVLGLHALGIDHVLAVTGDPVKFGDQPGASNVYDVSSFELISLIKQMNDGVGFSGRTLNGRTAFTVAAAFDPNGPNLDRRIRRLERKVEAGADMIMTQPLFDRRQAKQLYEATRDAGVPIFPGVMPLVSDGNTEFLHNEVPGFVVPDDVRARMARVGRGRKARREGVAIARELIESVLAYFNGLYLITPFNRYPMTVELTEFALQATAREEPG from the coding sequence ATGAACTCATCACTCCTCGACCATCTCCAGTCTTCCATGCTGGTGGCGGACGGCGCCAGTGGTACGATGCTGTACGCCCGCGGCGTGCCGATGGAGGTCTGCTTCGACGAGATCAACCTGAGCCGGCCCGACCTGATCCGGAAGATCCACGAGGAATACGTGGACGCGGGCGCCGGGTTGATCGAAACCAATACCTTCGGGGCCAATGCCCTGTCCCTGTCGAAATACAACCTGGAAGACCAGGCGGAAACCTTGAATGCCCGCGGTGTGGAGATCGCCCGGGAGGCGGCAGGGTCCCGCGCCTATGTGGCCGGCGCCGTCGGACCGGCCCGGGGTATGCCCCATTGGGATTACACCGAAGCGGACCACCGGCGGGTTCACGCGGAACAGATCGCCGCCCTTGCCGGCGGCGGCGCGGACGCGATCATCCTGGAGACCTTTCTCCGGCTCGACGAACTCAAGGCGGCGCTTGAGGTCTGCCAGGAGATATGCGGCCTGCCAACGATCTGCCAGCTCGCGGTGGACCAGCACGGACAGTCGGACGACGGGTTCGAGGTCGTGGAGGCCTTCGATCAGCTTCGCGCGGCCGGCGCCGACGTGGTGGGGGTCAATTGCCGCAGCGGTCCCAAGGGTCTGCTGGACGCCCTGGCGCCGGTACCCCTGTCGGAGGGGCTGGTGCTCTCGGCATTCCCGAACGCCGGTTCACCCGTATACGTTGACGGACGGTTCATCTACGAGGCGACGCCGGAGTACTTCGCTACGAGCGCGCTCCGGTTGCGCGACCAGGGCGTGCGGTTGATCGGTGGGTGCTGCGGCACCCTGCCCGAGCACGTGCAAGCCATGGCCCGGGCCCTGGAAGGACGGGAGATCGTCACGCACAAGAAGGTCCTGCCGGTAGACGTACGAGTTCCAGCGCCTCCCGCCCGCTCTGCCCGTCCCGTACCCCCGCCCCCGGCGGTTGAACCGTCGATCGTGGACCTGGTCAAGGAAAGGGTGGCCGTCATCGTCGAGCTCGACCCGCCCCGGGACCTGGATCACGGACCTACCGTCCGGGGCGCGCAAGCCCTCAAGAAGGCGGGTGCCGACGCCCTGACCATGGCCGACAATTCTCTTGCCGTCACGCGTATCAGCAACATGGCCGTGGGGCAGATCGTCAAGGAGGAGGCCGGCATCCGACCGCTGCTGCACATCACCTGCCGGGACCGGAACCTCGCCAGCCTGCAGTCCCAGGTACTCGGACTGCACGCCCTCGGCATCGACCACGTCCTCGCCGTCACGGGCGATCCCGTCAAGTTCGGCGATCAGCCGGGAGCGAGCAATGTCTACGACGTTTCGTCCTTCGAACTGATTAGTCTGATCAAGCAAATGAACGACGGCGTGGGGTTTTCGGGCCGCACCCTGAATGGCAGGACCGCGTTTACCGTCGCAGCGGCCTTCGACCCCAACGGACCTAACCTGGACAGAAGGATCAGAAGGCTGGAAAGAAAGGTCGAAGCCGGCGCCGACATGATCATGACGCAGCCCCTCTTCGACCGCCGCCAGGCGAAGCAACTCTACGAGGCGACCCGGGATGCCGGCGTACCCATATTCCCGGGCGTCATGCCGCTCGTCAGCGACGGCAACACGGAGTTTCTCCACAACGAGGTGCCCGGATTCGTCGTGCCCGACGACGTGCGTGCGCGCATGGCCCGCGTGGGCCGTGGACGCAAGGCCCGACGAGAGGGCGTCGCCATTGCCCGGGAACTCATCGAGTCCGTCCTGGCGTACTTCAACGGGCTCTACCTGATCACGCCCTTCAACCGTTATCCCATGACGGTTGAACTGACGGAGTTTGCCCTGCAGGCCACTGCGCGCGAAGAGCCTGGGTAA
- a CDS encoding HAD hydrolase family protein: MTAEVLKASDDTPEIKLIAFDQDDTALRSDGKPSPEGLGAIEAALDQGLVVSSVSGRNIDRSSEPFSDARPLFDRLYVIANNGGIILGPVRHGQRPLLFEKRIQRDVFLDLLDFIEENGFNFVYSWLRVTEKGPLDSVITNEYTPSIASIEEQSRAAVDRDDDLMARLRQGDYPSPPKMLILPGLDRREAVLAELKNRFASRLYLVKTNPDRIEAMHADVNKKVAVEFVARGHGISMDHVMAVGDGDNDLPMLFNAGLGVIMENAQDAVKEAGRAQGLVIAPPNHENGFAWAIRRYALSNGR; encoded by the coding sequence ATGACCGCCGAAGTACTGAAAGCCAGCGACGACACTCCAGAAATCAAGCTGATCGCCTTCGACCAGGACGACACGGCGCTGCGGTCCGACGGGAAACCCTCCCCCGAGGGACTGGGCGCCATCGAAGCCGCCCTCGACCAGGGATTGGTCGTAAGTTCCGTGAGCGGCCGCAACATCGACCGAAGCAGCGAGCCCTTCAGCGATGCGCGGCCGTTGTTCGACCGGCTTTACGTCATCGCCAATAACGGCGGGATCATACTCGGACCGGTTCGCCATGGACAAAGGCCCTTGCTCTTCGAAAAGCGCATTCAACGGGACGTTTTTCTGGACCTGCTCGATTTCATCGAAGAAAACGGATTCAACTTCGTATACAGCTGGCTGCGCGTCACGGAAAAGGGTCCCCTGGACAGCGTGATCACCAACGAATACACCCCTTCCATTGCATCCATCGAGGAGCAAAGCCGCGCCGCCGTCGACCGGGACGACGATCTCATGGCGAGACTGAGACAGGGCGACTATCCGTCGCCGCCCAAGATGCTGATCCTGCCCGGCCTGGACCGGCGCGAGGCAGTCCTGGCGGAGTTGAAGAACCGTTTCGCGTCCCGCCTTTATCTCGTCAAGACGAACCCGGACCGGATCGAAGCCATGCATGCCGACGTCAACAAGAAGGTCGCCGTCGAGTTCGTCGCGCGCGGGCACGGGATATCCATGGATCACGTGATGGCCGTCGGGGACGGCGACAACGACCTGCCCATGCTGTTCAACGCGGGCCTGGGCGTGATCATGGAAAACGCCCAGGACGCGGTCAAGGAAGCGGGCCGGGCGCAGGGCCTGGTCATCGCCCCGCCGAACCACGAGAACGGCTTCGCATGGGCGATCCGTCGATACGCGCTGAGCAACGGTCGTTGA
- a CDS encoding PfkB family carbohydrate kinase, whose protein sequence is MIQDIDRTRRVVGIGSNVVDVIYRVNRIAGPEEKTYILPDEAGSVVTEITGGVTLNHLAWTAQMGVPAGLFGYQGDDRYGAMIRDEMDRHGIDRSAVRVLEDRASGFSVVNVAEDADRAIYMARALTAETTAAHVETHFADYIRSAAMVTTEISQLPLDAVIAVLRIAWEAGVPTVLDVDVPPDFAIQVAGLGSAEDFEEALRLADIVKPAKAAALQMVAADTSEKRAEGIFGRYGARLVAITEGAQGSVVTDGMETLRAPANPVEARDTTGAGDAFLGGLIAGLFHGLSLRDTASLANACGAVCCRIPGAFPRLGSSRDDVMALYEGARIPVRNPAETVTASETATVKVDADDSDETAQGAASPGAAFPGAAFPGAASSGAASPGAASPGAAGLDAVRRTAEALSTLHEGMSGAYFDEAISVIRKSEAAGGRVHVTGVGKSRHIGRKLAATLQSTGTKAYFLDPVDCNHGDSGQVAQGDVVIALSHSGETEELMAAVRTLTTNSATIIAITGNPSSSLARSSAATLHVPVAGEAGPLGLAPTASTSCQLAVADGLAMALKAGRGFTREDFARYHPGGSLGKRMKDSEAET, encoded by the coding sequence GTGATCCAGGACATCGACCGCACACGCAGGGTAGTGGGCATCGGAAGCAACGTGGTGGACGTGATCTACCGGGTGAACCGGATCGCGGGACCGGAGGAGAAAACCTATATCCTGCCGGATGAAGCGGGCTCGGTCGTGACCGAGATCACGGGCGGGGTGACGCTCAACCACCTGGCCTGGACGGCCCAGATGGGGGTCCCCGCCGGGCTCTTCGGATACCAGGGCGACGACCGGTACGGCGCGATGATCCGAGACGAGATGGACCGTCACGGCATCGACCGGTCGGCCGTTCGGGTCCTCGAGGACCGCGCATCGGGCTTTTCGGTGGTGAACGTGGCCGAAGACGCGGACCGTGCGATCTACATGGCCCGTGCCCTGACGGCGGAGACCACGGCCGCGCACGTGGAGACGCATTTCGCCGACTACATAAGGTCGGCTGCCATGGTGACGACAGAGATATCCCAACTCCCGCTGGACGCCGTCATCGCCGTGCTGCGCATTGCCTGGGAGGCCGGCGTGCCCACCGTGCTGGACGTGGATGTCCCCCCGGATTTCGCCATCCAGGTGGCCGGACTCGGATCGGCTGAAGATTTCGAGGAAGCCCTGCGTCTCGCCGACATCGTGAAACCCGCCAAGGCCGCCGCCTTGCAGATGGTGGCAGCCGACACTTCCGAAAAACGGGCCGAGGGAATTTTCGGCCGGTACGGCGCCCGCCTGGTGGCCATCACCGAAGGGGCGCAGGGCTCGGTCGTCACCGACGGGATGGAGACGCTCCGCGCGCCGGCGAATCCCGTGGAGGCCCGGGACACCACCGGCGCCGGGGATGCCTTCCTGGGCGGACTGATCGCGGGACTCTTCCACGGACTTTCCCTGCGGGATACCGCGTCGCTCGCCAATGCCTGCGGCGCCGTGTGTTGCCGCATCCCTGGGGCTTTCCCGCGACTGGGATCGAGCCGGGACGACGTGATGGCCCTGTACGAAGGCGCTCGGATCCCGGTCCGGAACCCGGCTGAAACCGTGACCGCCTCGGAAACGGCAACAGTGAAAGTGGACGCAGACGATTCGGACGAGACCGCTCAGGGCGCGGCATCCCCCGGCGCGGCATTCCCCGGCGCGGCATTCCCCGGCGCGGCATCCTCCGGCGCGGCATCCCCCGGCGCGGCATCCCCCGGCGCGGCCGGACTGGACGCGGTGCGGCGGACCGCCGAGGCGCTATCCACGCTGCATGAAGGCATGTCCGGCGCTTACTTCGACGAAGCCATCTCCGTCATACGGAAGTCGGAAGCAGCGGGAGGCCGCGTACACGTCACCGGCGTTGGGAAATCCCGCCATATTGGCCGCAAGCTGGCGGCCACGCTGCAGAGTACCGGCACGAAGGCCTATTTCCTCGACCCGGTCGACTGCAACCACGGCGACAGCGGCCAGGTGGCGCAGGGGGACGTCGTCATCGCCCTTTCCCACAGCGGGGAGACGGAGGAACTGATGGCTGCCGTGCGAACCCTCACCACGAACAGCGCGACAATCATTGCGATCACCGGGAATCCTTCATCCAGTCTGGCCCGGTCGAGCGCAGCGACCCTGCACGTGCCCGTGGCGGGCGAGGCCGGTCCCTTAGGACTCGCGCCGACGGCAAGCACGTCCTGCCAACTCGCCGTGGCCGATGGGCTTGCCATGGCCCTGAAGGCCGGCCGCGGGTTTACCCGGGAGGACTTCGCCCGGTACCATCCCGGAGGGAGTCTCGGAAAGCGAATGAAGGATAGTGAAGCAGAAACCTGA
- the dcd gene encoding dCTP deaminase: MILSGKMIQERIGKDIFIEPFDPARLNPNSYNLSLADELLIYEDDVLDMKKQHRTRSIRIPDEGYELRPQTLYLARTAEFTRTDNYVPMLEGRSSVGRLGLFVHVTAGFGDVGFAGYWTLEMFCVRPIRIYPNVEICQVYYHTLNGDFETYVSGKYQNNKGIQPSRLYLDFLDSK, translated from the coding sequence GTGATCCTATCGGGAAAAATGATCCAGGAGCGCATTGGGAAAGACATTTTTATTGAGCCATTCGATCCCGCCAGGCTCAATCCGAACAGTTACAATCTCTCACTCGCCGATGAACTCCTGATCTACGAGGATGACGTGCTCGATATGAAGAAGCAACACCGCACGCGATCCATTCGGATCCCGGACGAAGGGTACGAACTGCGCCCCCAGACGCTCTATCTTGCCAGGACAGCGGAATTTACCAGGACGGATAACTACGTTCCCATGCTAGAGGGACGGTCATCCGTGGGTAGATTGGGGCTATTTGTCCACGTAACCGCAGGCTTCGGCGATGTGGGATTCGCCGGCTACTGGACTCTGGAGATGTTCTGTGTCCGGCCCATAAGGATCTATCCGAACGTGGAAATCTGCCAGGTCTATTACCACACGCTGAATGGCGATTTCGAGACCTATGTAAGTGGAAAGTATCAGAACAACAAGGGCATCCAGCCTAGTCGTTTGTATCTCGATTTTCTAGACAGTAAATAA
- a CDS encoding DMT family transporter, whose translation MTSCFGLILKSAHHNGHNALAVGSLNYGAGAVISGLLMLADPGWVWHWTTVVIGAASGFFYFVAFRFLIQALLQGGVAVTLAIVRLSVLIPILCSIVIWYEIPSLTQTAGIVTVCIALPLLTIGVGRQAELSLRGVAWLVGALFITTGFCHLSPKVFSELAPQSQMPLYLFTLFAVSGIMGLFYLWSKPIQARLPEVRWSVFLGACNVAGTWLLVLTLKYLPGTVVFPFVSAVGLVITTLVAILYWKEQVRGPAYVGIGLTLVAVVLVNSG comes from the coding sequence GTGACATCGTGCTTCGGCCTGATCCTGAAGTCCGCCCATCACAACGGACACAATGCCCTGGCCGTGGGCAGCCTCAACTATGGCGCAGGCGCCGTGATCTCCGGCCTGTTGATGCTCGCGGACCCGGGTTGGGTCTGGCACTGGACCACCGTGGTGATCGGCGCGGCCAGCGGGTTCTTCTATTTCGTTGCCTTCCGCTTTCTGATCCAGGCGCTCCTGCAGGGCGGGGTGGCCGTGACCCTGGCCATCGTCCGCCTGTCCGTCCTCATTCCCATCCTCTGCTCCATCGTCATCTGGTACGAGATCCCCAGCCTTACGCAGACCGCGGGCATCGTTACGGTTTGCATCGCCCTGCCGCTCCTGACGATCGGCGTGGGAAGACAGGCCGAACTGTCCCTGCGAGGCGTAGCCTGGCTGGTCGGCGCTCTCTTCATCACGACGGGGTTCTGCCACCTGTCCCCGAAGGTCTTCAGCGAACTCGCGCCCCAGAGCCAGATGCCGCTCTACCTCTTCACCCTCTTCGCCGTATCCGGCATCATGGGGCTTTTCTACCTCTGGAGCAAACCGATCCAGGCGCGCCTGCCCGAAGTGCGGTGGAGCGTCTTCCTGGGCGCCTGTAACGTCGCGGGGACCTGGCTTCTGGTCCTCACGCTCAAGTACCTTCCCGGCACCGTCGTCTTTCCCTTCGTCAGCGCGGTCGGCCTTGTCATCACCACGCTCGTGGCTATATTGTACTGGAAAGAACAGGTGCGCGGGCCGGCCTACGTCGGCATCGGCCTGACCCTGGTTGCCGTAGTCCTGGTAAACAGCGGTTGA
- a CDS encoding DUF1326 domain-containing protein — MMKTGFALMAAIVLAASPALAGSPSIAGDYVEVRSNHILGGGCTYSAEAGGDANQAVVAWHIRDGALADLSVVAVILGKGNLQLGHHARETVLLIDSRATPGQRQELKRAFTARYGELFGTVKTVKPTDISFRHDGGDAYAVTVDGQVRVATRTMLATDHEPNCDRMVWYDPFTKDASAALVQTAAHAYSGSDLIATWSIPNKRSAYVGTFAFTP; from the coding sequence ATGATGAAGACCGGTTTCGCACTCATGGCCGCGATCGTCCTCGCGGCATCCCCGGCGCTGGCCGGCTCACCTTCCATTGCCGGCGATTACGTGGAAGTTCGCTCCAACCACATCCTGGGCGGCGGCTGTACCTACTCGGCGGAAGCGGGAGGCGATGCCAACCAGGCCGTGGTGGCCTGGCATATCCGTGATGGCGCGCTGGCCGACCTTTCCGTCGTCGCCGTCATTCTCGGCAAGGGCAACCTGCAACTCGGTCATCACGCCCGCGAGACCGTGCTGTTGATCGACAGCCGGGCCACACCAGGCCAGCGCCAGGAACTGAAGCGCGCTTTCACCGCCCGGTATGGCGAGCTGTTCGGCACGGTTAAAACGGTAAAGCCCACGGACATCTCCTTCCGTCACGACGGCGGGGACGCCTACGCCGTTACGGTGGACGGCCAGGTGCGCGTGGCTACCCGGACCATGCTGGCGACCGACCACGAGCCCAACTGCGATCGCATGGTGTGGTACGATCCCTTCACGAAAGACGCATCGGCCGCGCTGGTCCAGACCGCCGCTCACGCGTATAGCGGATCGGACCTGATCGCGACCTGGAGCATTCCGAACAAGCGCAGCGCCTACGTGGGTACATTCGCCTTCACCCCGTAA
- a CDS encoding aldo/keto reductase, protein MEYRALGKSGLTVSAIGMGCWPMAGVGWTGIDDNASLAALEAAMDGGVTLIDTAYMYGRSGESERLVGRAIAGRRDQIVLATKCGMHWDGTTIIRDSSRKCVLAQVEESLRRLNTDYIDLYQVHMPDENTPFEETAATLAELKEQGKIRAIGVSNYDVAQMREFARHAPLHSDQPPYNLLKRDIEAEILPYCRENRIGVISYWPLYKGLLTGKYGRGHQFPEGDNRNEDVRFQGEELDRTLDMLDRMKPIADEYGKSIAQLVIHWTARQPGITSVLCGATRPAQVEQNIAAVGWELSEDHRAQVDEIVAGMGD, encoded by the coding sequence ATGGAATACAGAGCGCTCGGTAAATCGGGGCTGACGGTATCGGCCATCGGCATGGGCTGCTGGCCCATGGCCGGCGTGGGGTGGACCGGGATCGACGACAACGCGTCCCTGGCAGCGCTCGAGGCGGCCATGGACGGCGGCGTCACCCTCATCGACACCGCCTACATGTACGGGCGCAGCGGCGAATCAGAACGGCTGGTGGGACGGGCCATCGCGGGCAGGCGCGACCAGATCGTCCTGGCGACGAAATGCGGCATGCACTGGGACGGCACGACGATCATTCGCGACAGTTCGAGGAAATGCGTTCTGGCGCAGGTCGAGGAGAGCCTGCGCCGGTTGAATACCGACTACATCGATCTGTACCAGGTACATATGCCGGACGAGAACACGCCTTTCGAGGAGACGGCCGCCACGCTCGCCGAACTGAAGGAACAGGGCAAGATCCGCGCCATCGGCGTGAGCAATTACGACGTGGCGCAGATGCGGGAATTCGCCCGCCACGCGCCGCTCCACTCGGACCAGCCGCCGTACAACCTGCTCAAACGCGACATCGAGGCGGAGATCCTGCCCTACTGCCGGGAAAACCGGATCGGCGTGATCTCCTACTGGCCGCTGTACAAGGGGCTGCTGACCGGGAAATACGGCCGGGGCCACCAGTTTCCCGAAGGCGACAACCGCAACGAGGACGTCCGGTTCCAGGGGGAGGAGCTCGATCGCACCCTGGACATGCTCGACCGGATGAAGCCGATCGCGGACGAATACGGCAAGTCCATCGCCCAGCTCGTGATCCACTGGACGGCCCGGCAGCCGGGCATCACGTCGGTCCTTTGCGGCGCAACGCGGCCCGCCCAGGTTGAACAGAACATTGCAGCGGTGGGTTGGGAGCTGTCCGAAGATCACCGCGCGCAGGTCGACGAGATCGTTGCCGGCATGGGCGACTAG
- a CDS encoding SufE family protein, translating into MDTTIEEVLEDFEYLDDWEERYQEIIDLGKKLPSLDDAYKTDVYKVKGCVSQVWLVPHVAETLPPTITFDADSDAHIVRGLVAILLMVYSGKTPRQILDADIEGIFSRLDLASHLSPSRSNGFRSMVKKIRSIAGSALAN; encoded by the coding sequence ATGGACACGACGATAGAAGAAGTGCTGGAAGACTTCGAATACCTGGATGACTGGGAAGAGCGGTACCAGGAGATCATCGACCTGGGAAAGAAGCTCCCGTCCCTGGACGATGCCTACAAGACCGATGTGTACAAGGTCAAGGGTTGCGTGAGCCAGGTCTGGCTCGTACCCCACGTGGCCGAGACCCTTCCGCCGACCATCACATTCGACGCCGACAGCGACGCCCACATCGTCCGCGGCCTCGTGGCCATCCTGCTCATGGTCTATTCAGGGAAGACGCCGCGCCAGATCCTGGACGCCGACATTGAAGGCATTTTCAGCCGGCTGGACCTGGCGTCCCACCTCAGCCCGAGCCGAAGCAACGGCTTCCGGTCCATGGTCAAGAAGATCCGCTCGATCGCCGGCAGCGCGCTGGCCAACTAG